A segment of the Bacteriovorax sp. PP10 genome:
AAAGGAAGTTTTCCCAAGGGATATAATTACCAGATCATCGTAGACTACACGAAGTCGACAGAAGCGACGGTGGGTCTGACTATTGAAAAGTTATGGGTTGCTGCCGGTATTACGATCGTTATCTGCTTCTTATTTTTAGGAAGCCTACAGGCCGCTTTTAACATTTTATTTTCTATTCCAACTTCTATCGTTGGAACATTCACAATTATTTATTTTGCAGGATTTACTTTAAACCTGTTTACCCTTCTGGCCCTGACACTTTCAATTTCCATTGTTGTCGATGATGCCATCATGCTTTTAGAAAATATTATCCGTCACTACCGTATGGGAAAAGACTCCCAGACCGCGGCCTCAGATGGTGCTAAAGAAGTTTTACCTGCTGCCATCGCTGCGACCATGGCCGTTGTTGCGGTATTTCTTCCCGTCGTCTTTATGGATGGAATCATCGGTAAATTCTTCTTACAGTTCGGTGTCACAATGTGCGCCTGTGTTCTTTTATCTTTATTAGAAGCAGTTACGATTACGCCTATGAGAGCTGCGGCCCTTCTAAGCTCAGAGCCTGAAGTTTCAAAGTTCGAGCATTATCTTGATGAACTATTTGATAAAGTGAACGATAGATACCGTGAATGGTTAAGAGTGACACTTGAATGGAAGTGGACTGTCCTTATTTCTTCCATTGCTTTTTTCGCTCTTTCACTTGTCTTAATTATGAGAGTTCGCCAGGAATTCGTGCCTATGCAGGATCAGGATTTAATTATCATGACGGCGATGGCGAAACCGGGAACATCTTTAGATGCAACTAGTGCTCTGGGATTAAAAGTTGAAGAGATTATAAAACAAAATCCAAACATCGCAGGATACTTAATTTCTGTCGGTGGATTTGGAGGCCCTGGTTCAAGCGTCAACCAGATGGCAATTCCTATTGTTTTAAAACCAAGAAGCGAAAGAAAGATTGGTCACCTTGTGATTATGGATCAGCTGCGTGATGCCTTTAAAAACGTTAAAGGTGTGCGAGTAATGTTACGTGATAACTCGGCCAGAAACCTTTCATCTGGTCGCCAGAACCCGATTGGGATTAATTTACGTGGGCCTGACTTAAATGTTCTTGATGAAAAATCAAAACTTCTTATGAAGCGCTTAGAAGACGAAAAATTAGGTGTGGATATGGACACCGATTATCGTACAGGTATTCCTGAGTTGATCTTAACACCAAATAGAGAAGCGATGGCCGATCGAGGTGTCACCGTTGAACAAGTCGGTAGCATTTTATCTTCTGGAATTGGAAGTACCCGTCAAGGCCGCTTCACAATGGATAATAAAAGATACGACATCCGTTTTAAAATAAAAGATGAAATGATTCGTTCTCCGGAAGACTTCAAGCATTTATATGTAAGAAACAATATGGGGATTCTCGTTCCATTCAGTGAAATCGTAACGATTACTGAAGGAAAAACCATTCAAGGTATTTCACGAGTGAATCGTCAAAGAGCGATTTCAGTTTTCGGTAACCTGGCCCCTGGACTCTCGCAATCAAAAGTACTGGATCGTACAAAAGAAATCGCAGAAGAAATTCTGCCACCCGGATATTCATACGCACTTGAAGGGGCCTCTGCGGGATTTACTTCTTCGTTTGAAAGCTTAAGTTCAGCACTTTCGGTAGGTATCCTTGTTGCTTACTTAATTCTTGCTGTTCAGTTCAACTCTTTCATTCACCCGTTTACAGTTTTAGTGGCACTACCGTTCTCAGTCTCAGGAGCACTTGTGGCCCTGTGGATGTTTGGAGCTTCAGTAAACTTATTCAGTTTCATCGGTCTAATCGTTTTAATGGGGATTGCAAAAAAGAACTCCATCATGCTGGTGGAATTCAGTAATCAGGTGCGAGAGGCCACCAAGAAGCCGGTGTTTGAAGCTTTACTTGAAGCTTGCCCGGTTCGCCTAAGACCCATTCTTATGACGTCAGCAGCGACAGTAGCAGCAGCTACACCATTAGTTATCGGCCATAGTATGGGAGCAGAGACTCGTCTTCCCATGGGACTTGCAATTATCGGAGGGACGATTGTTTCAACCATCCTGACGTTGTTTGTTGTTCCGGCATTGTATTTAATTTTATCTCCGTTAGAAAAAAAGGCGAAAGTCAGCAAGAGAAAAGTAAAAGCGGAAGTAGCAGGATAAGTATGAAAAGAATTTTAACATTAATTACATTAGTTGTTTCAATGAGCACTTTTTCACAAGAGACTCTTGATTTAAAAAGTGTGGTTGAGATCGCCAAGAAAAATAATCCTTCGATTCTTTTGATTCAAGAAAGACTGAATCAAGCTGATGCCCAAAAAACGCTGGCAAGATCCCCCTTGTTTCCTAATTTAAGCTGGAACCTTGCAGGTATTTATCAAAAAGATGCCATCTATACAGGTTCACCACGTTTTGATGGTGATCCATACAATTTCTATTCGAGTGATGTAAAACTTGTTCAGACGATTTATCAGTACGGTGCTTTAGATGCAGTGACTGAAGCCGACTATGATAAAAAAATTCAGTTAAAGCAGTTAGAAATTGCTGAGCGTAACCTTACTCAGAATGTAATTGATTCTTTCTACCGTTTTATTTTGAATCAACAGACTCTTGAAAATCTTATGAAGAATCAGGAGATCATGCAAAAGGCCCTTACGACGACTAATCAGCGCTACAACTCAGGTAGAGGGCAGATGCTGGATATTCTCCAGGTTAAAACTCAACTTGCTTTAATCCAACCACAAGTTGATCAGGCCAAAAACCAATTTGAAATTGCCGGGCAACAGCTGGCAAACTTCATGGGACAAAAAGAGCACTCAGGCTTCAATATCAAAGGGCAACTAAAAGCACTTCTTTTAAAAGACGTTCAAAAGTATATCGACCTGAAAAATTATGTTCTTCCTGAATACGACGTCAACCAACTTCAATTAGACCAGCTAGGTTACACTCGCTCAGTGACTCTTGGAAAAGAGTACCCGACAGTGAGACTGATCGGGGATTACATTTATAGCAATTATAAAAAACCAGACTTGTTTTCTGATTACTCAAATGCATGGGCGATTCAGCTGCAATTAACGATTCCACTTTTTTCTGGTCTTTCATCTTTTAGTGAAAAACAAATCCTTGAGTCTCAAGGCTCACAGTTAAAAATCAGCAAGCGAAATTTGGAAAATGATTTATCTCTAAAACAAGTTTCAAGTTTTAAAAATCTTCAATCGAGCGAAGCATCTCTTGTCTCTTCAACACTAGCGGTAAAACTAGCTGAAGAGTCTCAGGCAGAGGCCACACGTATTTATAGATTATCTCAAATTGATTTCCTGCAGTTCTTAACAGTTCAGCAAGCGGCATTGCAGGCAAAGACGAGTCTTGATTTATTGAAGTACCAAAACATCATTGCTTACTCGAATTACTTTGTTGCAACCGGACAGCCATTAAGTGTGCTGGTCAATATTTTAACTAATGACAAGGTTCTATAATGAAAAAGATTATTATCTTAATCGCTGCTGTTTTTGCATCAAGTGCCTTTGCGGCACCAAAGTCTAAAATAAAGAAAAGAACAGCACCTGTTATGTTAGATAAAACATATCAGGTTCAAAAGAACGCGCCTCAAATCGTCATCGGTGAAGAAAATAGTACGGCACCAATTATCGAAGAAGAAAAAGCTTCGGCCAACTACTGGCACGCTGAAATCCTTTTCACTGATTTAACGTTCAGTCTCCCTGCTTTAACTGGTGGAGCACCTGATTTTTCTCAGAACTTCGTAGGGATTGGAGCTTCTAGAAAAAATGACAACAAAATTCTGGGAGTGAAAGGAAACCTGGAGTTCGGAGCTCAATGGCAACAATACGAGCGCACAACTAAAATTGGACCTCGTGGAGAATTTTCTCAGGAAATTAATGTCTATCAATTAAATGTTTTCCAAAACTTTAATATCTTCCGCGCTTTTGAAGACTCAGTCATCATGACGGCCGGAGCAGGTATCGCTCCCATTTATTTAACTGCTGAACAAAGTATTTATAACAATTCACTTTCAGAATTAGGTTATCAATTAATGGGAAAAGCAAACTTCGTTTTTCCAGTTAAGAGAATCTTCTCATGGACACCACTTCATCTTGCAGGAAACGTAGGTGTTGTGATCGCGACGGGTAGAGTGGCAGAGAATACGATGTCGACACTGAGCTTAGCGCTGGGAGTGGACTTTGAATAAACCAGAATCATACCTTGCAGAACTAATCATGGAAGTTGTTCCAAAGACTATGCAGTCTATCAGACAGGACATGAGAAAAGAGCGTGGGGAATTAACCATCACTCAGTTTCGAATGCTGGCGAATGTAAGACAAGGTGTTTGTAACAATAAAGAGCTTGGTGAAAAACTAGGAGTGAGTGAAGCGGCCGTCTCTCGCATGATTGATTTATTGGTGCAGGAAAAATTAATAAAGAAAATCGTAAATGAAGATGACCGCAGGAATAAAGTTTTATCTTTAACGGCCAATGGTAAAAAACTCTATGAGAAGATTACCGCCAGCGCTCGTGGAAGACTGACTGTGAAGCTTGAAGCTTTGGATAAAAAAGACCGCGAAGCCGCTATTTTAGGATTAGAAGTGCTTCGAAATCATTTAGAAATATTTAAACAGTAATAACGATAAGTTACCTGGCAGTGACAACATAATATTTGCTCCTGGAATATTTACAATGCGCTCTGCTCTTAGTACTTAAGGTAAACAAGTTTTCGAGGGAAAAATTATGAAAGTTTCAAAGCTTATTACAGTTCTTGGACTATGTTCATTAGCTGCCATGGTTGGATGTTCAAAAGACAAAAACATGGATGATTACCGCAGAGATCAACTTCAAGAAAGCCTTGCAAGAATCACTTCAATCTCAGGATCATACTCAGGTGTGGCCGTCTCGAGATTAGATGGAACAAATCTTGGTGCCATCGATTTAAAATTCCAGGCGAGAACAGATATCGCTGCTAGCTCTGGAAATGTTTCAAGCCAACAAAATGCTATCGTAAGTGGATCGTTAAGCTTTAGAAGTTTAACTAACACTGAAGTTGTTTTTGATAACGGTTATTATGATGATGTCACTGGAGACTTTCAGGTAACTATTCCTATCACGCAAAACGGTGGGGCCATCTCTAAGCTTTCAGTCATCGGACAAGTTTCTGGTAACAGCTGGATTGGTTCAATCGAAGTTAAAGGGCAACCAGAATTTGGTGCTCAATTAACTCTTTATAAAAATGCTCCACCAAAAAATACAAGTGCTCTGGAAATTACCGGGACACGTATGGAAC
Coding sequences within it:
- a CDS encoding TolC family protein, which gives rise to MKRILTLITLVVSMSTFSQETLDLKSVVEIAKKNNPSILLIQERLNQADAQKTLARSPLFPNLSWNLAGIYQKDAIYTGSPRFDGDPYNFYSSDVKLVQTIYQYGALDAVTEADYDKKIQLKQLEIAERNLTQNVIDSFYRFILNQQTLENLMKNQEIMQKALTTTNQRYNSGRGQMLDILQVKTQLALIQPQVDQAKNQFEIAGQQLANFMGQKEHSGFNIKGQLKALLLKDVQKYIDLKNYVLPEYDVNQLQLDQLGYTRSVTLGKEYPTVRLIGDYIYSNYKKPDLFSDYSNAWAIQLQLTIPLFSGLSSFSEKQILESQGSQLKISKRNLENDLSLKQVSSFKNLQSSEASLVSSTLAVKLAEESQAEATRIYRLSQIDFLQFLTVQQAALQAKTSLDLLKYQNIIAYSNYFVATGQPLSVLVNILTNDKVL
- a CDS encoding efflux RND transporter permease subunit gives rise to the protein MNLIDLSIRRPVFAWVLMFALIVFGAISLNKMAISQLPDVDFPIINVSVNYDGAAPEVVESELVDPIEEKLLAIEGVKEMRSSANQGQGSVTLEFDINRNVDVALQEVQSALSQLRLPEGVDPPIVRKKNPEEDPIIIIAVSGNADLKDMLAWSDRYLLDQLRFLPGVGEVTVGGFSDRNLRIWIDPKKLDQFELTITDVIDALKAQHVESAAGQFTEGQRELRVRWLGEANAIEQVSKIRILKRGSDRVVGRKIYLGDVAEVKDGLSDIRRLARVNGTSAIGVQIRKQRGVNEVQVAETVKKKLEAIKGSFPKGYNYQIIVDYTKSTEATVGLTIEKLWVAAGITIVICFLFLGSLQAAFNILFSIPTSIVGTFTIIYFAGFTLNLFTLLALTLSISIVVDDAIMLLENIIRHYRMGKDSQTAASDGAKEVLPAAIAATMAVVAVFLPVVFMDGIIGKFFLQFGVTMCACVLLSLLEAVTITPMRAAALLSSEPEVSKFEHYLDELFDKVNDRYREWLRVTLEWKWTVLISSIAFFALSLVLIMRVRQEFVPMQDQDLIIMTAMAKPGTSLDATSALGLKVEEIIKQNPNIAGYLISVGGFGGPGSSVNQMAIPIVLKPRSERKIGHLVIMDQLRDAFKNVKGVRVMLRDNSARNLSSGRQNPIGINLRGPDLNVLDEKSKLLMKRLEDEKLGVDMDTDYRTGIPELILTPNREAMADRGVTVEQVGSILSSGIGSTRQGRFTMDNKRYDIRFKIKDEMIRSPEDFKHLYVRNNMGILVPFSEIVTITEGKTIQGISRVNRQRAISVFGNLAPGLSQSKVLDRTKEIAEEILPPGYSYALEGASAGFTSSFESLSSALSVGILVAYLILAVQFNSFIHPFTVLVALPFSVSGALVALWMFGASVNLFSFIGLIVLMGIAKKNSIMLVEFSNQVREATKKPVFEALLEACPVRLRPILMTSAATVAAATPLVIGHSMGAETRLPMGLAIIGGTIVSTILTLFVVPALYLILSPLEKKAKVSKRKVKAEVAG
- a CDS encoding MarR family winged helix-turn-helix transcriptional regulator is translated as MNKPESYLAELIMEVVPKTMQSIRQDMRKERGELTITQFRMLANVRQGVCNNKELGEKLGVSEAAVSRMIDLLVQEKLIKKIVNEDDRRNKVLSLTANGKKLYEKITASARGRLTVKLEALDKKDREAAILGLEVLRNHLEIFKQ